One stretch of Desulfovibrio sp. JC010 DNA includes these proteins:
- a CDS encoding pyridoxamine 5'-phosphate oxidase family protein produces the protein MFREIQNSKKILPEGSVEEILNAGEEGVLATVGEDGYPYATPLNYVYHNGAIYFHCARTGHKLDNIAYNSKVSFCVYVDTELLPSKFSIKFRSVVAFGQAEEVSGDEKKEALLALVHRLSPDHIPAGEKYIHNDMDKTRVIKINIEHATAKGCVK, from the coding sequence ATGTTCAGAGAAATTCAGAATTCCAAGAAGATCTTGCCGGAAGGTTCGGTTGAGGAAATTTTAAACGCCGGAGAAGAGGGCGTGCTGGCGACAGTGGGTGAGGACGGTTATCCTTACGCTACCCCGCTCAATTATGTTTACCACAACGGGGCCATCTATTTTCACTGTGCGCGCACCGGTCACAAGCTGGATAACATTGCGTATAATTCCAAGGTTTCCTTTTGTGTCTATGTTGACACCGAACTGCTGCCGTCCAAGTTCAGTATTAAATTCCGCTCGGTGGTAGCTTTCGGACAAGCCGAAGAGGTCTCCGGTGATGAAAAGAAGGAAGCCCTGTTGGCCCTCGTACACAGGCTTTCCCCGGATCATATTCCGGCGGGTGAGAAGTACATCCATAATGATATGGACAAGACCAGAGTCATCAAAATTAATATCGAACACGCAACTGCAAAGGGGTGCGTGAAGTAG
- a CDS encoding DUF1844 domain-containing protein yields MSDDKKCGCGSEYAKDMPIPEVNFSTFVMSMSSSAMVHLGEVADPNTGNIEFSPILAKQSIDVLAVIEDKIKNGMTEDEERLLCELLYNLRMKYVQKTK; encoded by the coding sequence ATGTCTGACGATAAAAAGTGCGGTTGCGGCAGTGAATACGCCAAGGATATGCCTATCCCTGAGGTAAATTTCTCTACATTTGTCATGTCCATGAGCTCGTCTGCCATGGTCCATCTTGGCGAAGTCGCAGATCCTAATACCGGAAACATTGAATTTTCCCCGATACTTGCAAAGCAGTCTATTGACGTTCTGGCTGTGATCGAAGATAAAATCAAAAACGGCATGACTGAAGATGAAGAACGACTCCTCTGCGAACTGCTCTACAATCTACGCATGAAATACGTGCAGAAGACCAAGTAG
- the argC gene encoding N-acetyl-gamma-glutamyl-phosphate reductase: protein MSAVPVGLVGVTGYTGMELTRILSNHDGMKLVRVTSRAEAGKKLADIYPFLNGMELGGLEITAPDVDDLAENCDLVFLAVPHKTAMNIGGQLYDKNIKVVDLSADFRIRDRETYEEWYKVDHTREDLLPEAVYGLPEFYRDKVKGAKLVANPGCYPTSVIVGLTPALREGLVETSDIVIDAKSGTSGAGRKASVGTLFCEVADSFRAYGLTTHRHTPEIEQELAIACGEDMTVSFNTHLLPIDRGILSTIYTKLKAGVTAENVRAAYEKAYGDEKMIRFLPEGQLPETRWVRGTMFCDVAVVPDERTGRLIVLAAIDNLCRGASGQAVANANLMLGFEETRGLSLAPMMP, encoded by the coding sequence ATGAGTGCTGTACCTGTCGGACTTGTGGGCGTAACCGGATACACCGGAATGGAACTTACCCGTATCCTTAGTAACCATGACGGCATGAAGCTGGTCCGGGTGACCTCCCGTGCCGAGGCCGGTAAAAAACTGGCTGATATTTATCCTTTCCTGAACGGCATGGAACTGGGCGGACTGGAAATCACCGCTCCTGATGTGGATGATCTGGCAGAAAACTGTGATCTGGTATTTCTGGCCGTGCCGCACAAAACAGCCATGAATATCGGCGGCCAGCTTTATGATAAAAATATCAAGGTGGTGGATCTCAGTGCCGATTTCAGAATCCGTGACCGCGAAACCTACGAAGAATGGTACAAAGTTGATCACACCCGCGAAGACCTGCTGCCCGAAGCAGTGTACGGCCTACCCGAATTTTACCGTGATAAGGTCAAAGGTGCAAAACTGGTTGCCAACCCCGGCTGCTACCCCACTTCTGTTATTGTGGGGCTGACTCCGGCCTTGCGGGAAGGTCTGGTGGAAACTTCCGATATTGTCATTGATGCCAAATCGGGAACCAGCGGAGCCGGACGCAAGGCCAGTGTGGGCACTCTTTTCTGTGAAGTTGCTGACTCCTTCCGCGCATACGGTTTGACCACCCACCGCCACACCCCGGAGATTGAGCAGGAGCTTGCTATTGCTTGCGGCGAAGATATGACTGTATCCTTCAACACGCACCTGCTGCCCATTGACCGCGGCATTCTTTCCACCATCTACACCAAACTTAAAGCCGGTGTTACTGCTGAAAATGTGCGCGCCGCCTATGAAAAAGCTTACGGCGATGAAAAAATGATCCGTTTCCTGCCTGAGGGACAGCTGCCGGAAACCCGCTGGGTGCGCGGAACCATGTTCTGTGATGTGGCCGTTGTTCCTGATGAACGCACCGGACGGTTGATTGTTCTTGCGGCTATCGACAACCTCTGCCGTGGAGCTTCCGGGCAGGCTGTAGCCAATGCCAATCTCATGCTCGGCTTTGAGGAAACCAGAGGACTTTCACTTGCCCCGATGATGCCTTAG
- a CDS encoding EAL and HDOD domain-containing protein: MGESNDLFLDSFYVARQPVFDTEKKIWGYELLFRNSGSSNVADVGNEDAATSQVIADGFGLIQEDIEEDQRLLVNFPRNMLLEGAADFLPPEICVVEILEHVQPEQDVIEALQSLKEKGFTIALDDYIGQDGFEPFVELADIVKVDCLDLERSELANIAGNLKQLGVQMLAEKVEDNEMFELCSELGFELFQGFFFSRPEIIPGKKISTSNINRMRLLGSISGDNFDVEDLTRAINSDVSVSYRLLKFMNSPTFGLPNKINSIQQAIALIGYRKLAGWLRMILLSDISSGPAGDELAFLSIKRAKFLELVARELKTCPLSSESMFMLGLFSLLDVFLNRPMEELMAELPVEKELIQALTNKNSNAAIFLDIVKSLEKADWDGLTDSIMNNGLSPLSVARNHLAAMQWANEIVLMSKAKESPANG; this comes from the coding sequence ATGGGCGAAAGTAATGATTTGTTTCTGGATTCTTTTTATGTAGCCAGACAACCAGTCTTTGACACTGAAAAAAAAATCTGGGGCTATGAACTGCTTTTCCGTAATTCGGGCAGCAGCAACGTTGCCGATGTCGGAAATGAAGACGCGGCGACCTCGCAGGTTATTGCCGACGGATTCGGGCTGATTCAGGAAGACATTGAAGAAGACCAGCGTCTGCTGGTCAATTTCCCGCGAAACATGCTTCTGGAAGGTGCGGCAGACTTTCTCCCGCCTGAAATCTGTGTGGTTGAAATACTTGAACATGTCCAGCCGGAACAGGATGTCATCGAAGCCCTGCAGAGTCTTAAAGAAAAGGGTTTCACCATCGCTCTAGACGATTACATCGGGCAGGATGGATTCGAGCCTTTTGTCGAACTGGCGGACATAGTAAAAGTCGACTGTCTTGATCTTGAGCGATCGGAACTGGCTAATATTGCCGGCAATCTGAAACAGCTGGGCGTACAGATGCTGGCGGAAAAAGTTGAAGACAACGAGATGTTCGAGCTTTGCAGTGAGCTGGGCTTTGAACTGTTTCAGGGCTTCTTTTTCAGCCGCCCGGAAATTATCCCCGGCAAAAAAATTTCCACCAGCAATATCAATCGCATGCGTCTGCTGGGATCAATCAGCGGAGATAACTTTGATGTTGAAGACCTGACTCGGGCCATCAACTCAGATGTCTCTGTCAGCTACCGGTTGCTCAAGTTTATGAACTCTCCCACCTTTGGCTTGCCCAATAAAATCAATTCCATCCAGCAGGCCATTGCCCTGATCGGATACAGGAAGCTTGCCGGATGGCTGCGCATGATCCTGCTCTCGGATATAAGTTCAGGTCCGGCCGGGGATGAACTCGCCTTTCTGTCCATCAAACGGGCAAAATTTCTGGAACTTGTTGCACGTGAACTGAAGACTTGTCCACTTTCATCAGAATCAATGTTCATGCTTGGCCTTTTTTCTCTGCTTGATGTTTTCCTGAACAGGCCCATGGAAGAACTCATGGCTGAGCTTCCGGTAGAAAAAGAGCTTATACAAGCCCTTACCAACAAAAACAGCAATGCCGCTATTTTTCTTGATATTGTTAAATCTCTGGAAAAGGCAGACTGGGACGGACTGACCGATTCAATCATGAATAACGGACTGTCTCCTCTTTCTGTAGCCCGGAACCATCTGGCTGCCATGCAGTGGGCTAATGAGATCGTCTTGATGAGCAAAGCAAAAGAAAGCCCCGCCAACGGATAA
- a CDS encoding protein-glutamate O-methyltransferase CheR, which yields MSRESAKLDKNDFELLRKQIYRLCGLTISEGKEYLIQHRFKALYNSRNCRSWHDFYKLLISGDTQFKEEAVSAISTHETSFFRDTHPFTSIRNKVLPEILKNRKFGSKIKIWCAASSTGQEPYSLSMLIHEWTKTVPGNKISPADFSILATDISGAVIERAKEGVFSNLEKSRGLLPGYDKYFEKKGSRWEVDPSVKSMVSFKKFNLLDSFRPLGQFDFVMCRNVLIYFDDATKVDIVHRIHDMLPDKGYLMLGSTETLAGHTDRFVTEHMGAVILYRKMRGAK from the coding sequence GTGAGCAGAGAATCCGCAAAGCTGGACAAAAATGATTTTGAGCTGCTGCGCAAACAGATTTATCGATTGTGCGGATTAACCATATCCGAAGGCAAGGAATATCTGATCCAGCATCGCTTCAAAGCCCTCTACAATTCCCGGAACTGCCGCTCATGGCACGATTTTTACAAACTTCTCATTTCCGGTGATACGCAATTCAAGGAAGAAGCTGTCTCGGCCATCAGTACCCATGAAACCAGTTTTTTTCGGGACACCCATCCCTTTACGTCCATCAGGAACAAGGTTCTGCCGGAAATCCTGAAAAACCGGAAATTCGGCAGCAAAATAAAAATCTGGTGCGCGGCTTCCTCTACGGGACAGGAGCCATACTCCCTCTCCATGCTCATTCATGAATGGACAAAGACCGTTCCGGGAAACAAGATCAGCCCGGCTGACTTTTCCATTCTGGCCACCGATATTTCCGGTGCGGTTATTGAGCGGGCCAAGGAAGGTGTTTTCAGCAATCTGGAAAAATCAAGGGGACTGCTGCCCGGGTACGACAAGTATTTTGAAAAAAAGGGCAGCAGGTGGGAAGTTGATCCTTCGGTTAAATCCATGGTCTCCTTTAAAAAATTCAACCTGCTCGATTCCTTCCGCCCATTGGGGCAGTTTGACTTTGTCATGTGCCGCAATGTTCTAATTTATTTTGACGATGCCACAAAGGTGGATATTGTCCACCGCATCCATGACATGCTGCCCGACAAGGGCTATCTCATGCTCGGCTCCACGGAAACACTGGCCGGGCACACAGACCGCTTTGTGACCGAGCACATGGGAGCGGTCATCCTTTACCGCAAAATGCGCGGGGCAAAATAA
- a CDS encoding response regulator, translating into MRILVVDDEQMVRENLVDYLEDEGLDVISVGSAEEALTLMKTENADIAIVDMRLPVMHGNDLIIHLKELHPDMDFIIHTGSVDYAVPPDVRAYGISSDNVLLKPVADMDMFIQKIRILFGTKYDI; encoded by the coding sequence ATGCGAATTCTGGTTGTAGATGATGAGCAGATGGTCAGGGAAAACCTTGTTGACTACCTTGAAGACGAAGGTCTGGATGTTATTTCGGTAGGAAGCGCGGAAGAGGCCCTGACCCTGATGAAAACCGAAAATGCCGATATCGCCATTGTGGATATGCGTCTTCCGGTCATGCACGGCAACGACCTCATCATTCATCTCAAGGAGCTGCATCCGGACATGGATTTCATCATCCATACCGGGTCTGTGGATTACGCTGTGCCGCCGGATGTTCGTGCTTACGGCATTTCATCGGACAATGTACTGCTCAAGCCTGTCGCGGATATGGATATGTTTATCCAGAAAATCAGGATTCTGTTCGGTACAAAGTACGATATTTAA
- a CDS encoding ribonucleoside triphosphate reductase, which produces MPTQIMKRDGRLETWSTERIAQAIFKALSASGIKDPLMAKRMARKVENKLEGFDIPEQEHVQNMVEEALMDSRLHSVAKKFILYRDSRRRLRNQKDAYLDIKETIDEYLEKSDWRVAENANMTHSFQGLMLHLSGTIQARYALEKYPEEIRQAHEHGYFHIHDLSYGLAGYCAGWSLRDLLLEGFNLEGRSCAGPARHFDAVLGQMVNFLGTLQNEWAGAQAFNNVDTYLAPFIRHDGLTYEEVRQAMQKFVFNLNTTSRWGGQSPFTNLSFDLVPPKHIAKEAVIIGGELQDSTYGEYAEEMEMINRSFLEVMVNGDQHNRIFSFPIPTYNVTEDFPWDSKIGHTLLDLTAKYGVPYFQNFINSDLSPEDVRSMCCRLQMDLRELRNKVGGLFGAGDLTGSIGVVTLNLPKLAYLAQGEEDFLDLIEEYAIQAKNSLEFKRKLIQTNLDNGMFPWSRRYLKNGYKGHFSTIGLLGGHEACLNLLGKGIETPSGVRLMTRVLNHLRDLTSQFQEETGSLYNLEATPAEGTSYRLAKIDKALYADIKTSGNGIPYYTNSTTLPVGVSEDVVLALSHQNKLQPLYTGGSVFHTFLGESTADLDALKSFIIKAFRNTKIPYLSITPTFSICKEHGYIQGEHHTCPDCGAESEVYTRIVGYYRPVKQWNEGKKAEYKDRQVYNTFCC; this is translated from the coding sequence ATGCCCACGCAGATAATGAAGCGAGACGGCCGGTTGGAGACCTGGTCGACTGAGCGAATTGCACAGGCCATTTTCAAAGCACTGAGTGCCAGTGGAATTAAAGACCCGCTCATGGCCAAGCGCATGGCCAGAAAGGTGGAAAATAAGCTTGAAGGATTCGATATTCCTGAACAGGAACATGTTCAGAATATGGTCGAAGAAGCACTTATGGATTCCCGCCTGCATTCCGTAGCCAAAAAATTTATTCTCTACCGCGACAGCCGCCGCAGACTTAGAAACCAGAAAGACGCCTACCTCGATATCAAGGAAACCATTGATGAATACCTTGAGAAAAGTGACTGGCGTGTGGCTGAAAATGCCAACATGACCCACTCGTTTCAGGGGCTCATGCTTCATCTCTCCGGAACAATTCAGGCCCGTTACGCCCTTGAAAAATACCCTGAGGAAATCAGGCAGGCCCACGAACACGGCTATTTTCACATCCATGATCTTTCCTACGGACTGGCCGGTTACTGCGCCGGATGGTCCCTGCGTGACCTGCTGCTGGAAGGCTTCAACCTCGAAGGCCGTTCCTGCGCCGGGCCGGCAAGGCATTTTGACGCCGTCCTCGGTCAGATGGTCAACTTTCTCGGTACGCTGCAGAACGAATGGGCAGGTGCACAGGCTTTCAACAATGTTGATACCTACCTCGCCCCCTTTATCCGCCATGACGGCCTTACTTATGAAGAAGTGCGTCAGGCAATGCAGAAATTCGTGTTCAACCTGAATACCACTTCCAGATGGGGCGGCCAGAGCCCGTTCACCAACCTTTCATTCGACCTTGTTCCGCCCAAGCATATCGCTAAAGAAGCGGTAATCATCGGCGGGGAGCTTCAGGATTCCACCTACGGTGAATATGCCGAAGAAATGGAGATGATCAACCGCTCCTTCCTTGAAGTAATGGTCAACGGGGATCAGCATAACCGCATTTTTTCCTTCCCCATCCCCACCTACAATGTAACTGAAGATTTTCCGTGGGATTCCAAGATCGGGCATACCCTGCTTGACCTTACCGCCAAGTACGGCGTGCCCTATTTCCAGAATTTTATTAATTCCGACTTAAGTCCCGAAGATGTGCGCTCCATGTGCTGCCGTCTGCAGATGGACCTGCGCGAACTGCGCAACAAGGTCGGCGGACTGTTCGGAGCCGGGGACCTGACCGGGTCCATCGGCGTGGTTACCCTCAACCTGCCCAAGCTGGCTTATCTGGCACAGGGTGAAGAGGATTTTCTTGACCTTATCGAGGAATATGCCATTCAGGCCAAGAACTCCCTTGAGTTCAAGCGCAAGCTGATTCAGACCAACCTTGATAACGGCATGTTCCCGTGGTCCCGCCGGTATCTGAAAAACGGTTACAAAGGCCATTTTTCCACCATCGGCCTGCTGGGCGGGCATGAAGCATGTCTGAACCTGCTGGGTAAGGGCATTGAGACCCCCTCCGGTGTGCGGCTCATGACCCGGGTGCTCAACCATCTGCGCGACCTGACCTCCCAGTTTCAGGAGGAAACAGGCAGCCTCTACAATCTTGAAGCCACCCCGGCGGAAGGTACCAGTTACCGTCTGGCAAAAATTGATAAAGCCCTTTATGCGGACATCAAGACCTCCGGTAACGGAATCCCTTATTACACCAACTCCACCACCCTTCCGGTGGGTGTTTCTGAAGATGTGGTTCTGGCCCTTTCACACCAGAACAAGCTGCAGCCCCTGTACACCGGCGGTTCAGTTTTTCATACCTTCCTCGGTGAATCCACAGCCGACCTTGATGCCCTGAAAAGCTTCATCATTAAAGCTTTCCGCAACACCAAAATACCTTATCTTTCCATCACCCCGACCTTTTCCATCTGCAAGGAGCACGGCTACATTCAGGGTGAGCACCACACCTGCCCGGACTGCGGTGCAGAGTCGGAAGTGTATACCCGCATCGTGGGTTACTACCGGCCGGTCAAGCAATGGAATGAAGGGAAAAAAGCTGAATACAAAGATCGTCAGGTATACAATACCTTCTGTTGTTAA
- a CDS encoding anaerobic ribonucleoside-triphosphate reductase activating protein — translation MNELSSGWNHLRGIEPLSLCDWPGRSCSVFFLGGCNLNCPTCHNFDMAWNMERLPLISREDMRSFLRNRAKWLDGVTITGGEPTTVPNLGEILYEIRQVSKLPIKMDSNGMLPEVLEDILQQGLADMFAVDVKGPYEKYPALTGQAVTAEAAQKNLTRIFELAEANPKAFYFRLTQVPILTDEDIETAKSYLPDGFKLTIQNYIPPRREHAHADNEARRPVGDLVD, via the coding sequence ATGAACGAACTCTCTTCTGGATGGAATCACCTTCGCGGTATTGAACCGCTCAGCCTGTGCGACTGGCCCGGCCGGTCTTGCAGTGTGTTCTTCCTCGGCGGCTGCAACCTGAACTGCCCCACCTGTCACAACTTCGACATGGCGTGGAATATGGAACGGCTGCCCCTGATATCCAGAGAGGATATGAGATCTTTCCTAAGGAACCGGGCAAAATGGCTTGACGGGGTCACAATTACTGGTGGCGAGCCTACAACGGTACCTAACCTCGGAGAAATCCTTTACGAAATCCGGCAGGTATCCAAGCTGCCCATCAAAATGGACAGTAACGGAATGCTTCCCGAAGTTTTGGAAGATATTCTCCAGCAGGGATTGGCGGACATGTTCGCCGTTGACGTTAAAGGACCGTATGAGAAGTATCCTGCCCTGACCGGGCAGGCCGTTACCGCTGAAGCGGCTCAGAAAAATCTGACAAGAATTTTCGAGCTTGCCGAAGCCAACCCCAAAGCCTTTTATTTTCGTCTGACTCAGGTGCCCATCCTGACTGATGAAGATATCGAAACTGCCAAGAGTTATCTTCCGGATGGCTTTAAGCTGACCATCCAGAACTACATTCCTCCAAGGAGAGAGCATGCCCACGCAGATAATGAAGCGAGACGGCCGGTTGGAGACCTGGTCGACTGA
- a CDS encoding zinc-ribbon domain-containing protein: MITCTKCGKKNDDAAKACSKCGYKLQSGRKRLESNVAAQDRRDMFRLKLEKEQRFAKHGEAWIYALFLLGAVIFFTYNKVYWPLYGLTPAVALLAWFRKI, encoded by the coding sequence ATGATAACTTGTACAAAATGTGGTAAAAAGAATGACGATGCGGCAAAAGCCTGCTCCAAGTGCGGATACAAACTGCAATCCGGTCGCAAAAGACTGGAAAGCAATGTAGCCGCACAGGATCGTCGCGATATGTTCCGCTTGAAGCTCGAAAAAGAACAGCGTTTTGCCAAACACGGTGAAGCGTGGATTTATGCCCTGTTTCTGCTTGGAGCCGTAATTTTCTTTACCTACAACAAAGTTTACTGGCCTCTTTACGGTCTTACTCCGGCTGTTGCTCTTCTTGCTTGGTTTCGGAAGATTTAG
- the purU gene encoding formyltetrahydrofolate deformylase yields MTSSRESTAYLTVSCKDRPGIVSAVSGFLFSKNANIIHSDQHSSDPVGGRFFLRMKFHMKGIEGSLEEFRQEFAEKVAAEFDMDWNINPAWIRKKTAILVSKFDHALMDLLWRAKRDELHTEITMVISNHEDLRKAVESFDVPFHHVPVEKGKKEESEDKILELMEGKADLVILARYMQILTPKLIDAYPNRIINIHHSFLPAFVGADPYRRAGERGVKLIGATAHYVTEELDQGPIIEQDVIRVSHRHDYEELKILGRDIERQVLSRAVKWHLTERVLVDGNKTVVFI; encoded by the coding sequence ATGACATCATCAAGAGAATCCACAGCATATTTGACTGTATCCTGTAAGGACAGACCCGGCATCGTTTCTGCGGTTTCCGGCTTTCTGTTCTCCAAAAACGCCAACATCATCCATTCCGACCAGCATTCCAGTGATCCTGTGGGCGGTCGTTTTTTTCTGAGAATGAAATTCCACATGAAAGGGATTGAGGGTAGTCTGGAAGAATTCAGGCAGGAATTTGCTGAAAAAGTTGCTGCCGAATTTGATATGGACTGGAATATCAATCCGGCATGGATCAGGAAGAAAACAGCCATCCTCGTTTCAAAGTTCGACCATGCCCTCATGGATCTGCTCTGGCGGGCCAAGCGTGATGAACTGCACACCGAGATCACCATGGTCATCAGTAACCACGAGGATCTGCGTAAGGCAGTAGAATCATTCGATGTACCTTTTCATCACGTTCCGGTGGAAAAAGGCAAAAAAGAGGAATCCGAGGATAAAATCCTTGAACTCATGGAAGGCAAGGCCGATCTGGTCATCCTTGCCCGCTACATGCAGATTCTGACCCCCAAGCTTATTGATGCCTATCCCAACCGGATCATCAACATCCACCATTCATTCCTGCCCGCATTTGTGGGTGCCGACCCTTACCGCAGGGCCGGGGAGCGCGGCGTTAAGCTCATCGGGGCCACCGCCCATTACGTGACCGAGGAACTGGATCAGGGGCCGATCATCGAGCAGGACGTCATCCGCGTTTCCCACCGCCATGATTACGAAGAACTCAAGATTCTGGGCCGCGATATCGAACGGCAGGTGCTCAGCCGGGCCGTTAAATGGCACCTCACCGAGAGAGTGCTGGTGGACGGGAATAAGACGGTGGTATTTATTTAA
- a CDS encoding trimeric intracellular cation channel family protein has protein sequence MSVLNGEMVQSAIHGFMYFGDIVFAVSGALAAGRRRMDIVGYVLIGTITGLGGGSLRDVLLDRPVWWTREPVELYLCIMATLLTYFCRLEIKDRYKATSWFDALGLSAFAVTGSTVALQVGVPWTIAVFMGVMTATGGGVIRDVLTGNPPMILCAGEFYAVAALAGSFVNVGMLQLQIQPEVAMAAGFMATLIMRGASMIFNIRLGPPGEFVRVGGRNNKRTYPNHKQTPIRSGEA, from the coding sequence ATGAGTGTTTTAAATGGTGAGATGGTCCAGTCCGCCATCCATGGATTCATGTATTTCGGGGATATTGTTTTTGCGGTCAGTGGTGCTTTGGCAGCCGGTAGACGCAGGATGGATATTGTCGGTTATGTGCTGATCGGAACCATCACCGGGCTTGGGGGCGGATCACTCCGTGACGTGCTGCTGGACCGCCCGGTCTGGTGGACCCGTGAGCCTGTGGAGCTTTACCTGTGCATCATGGCGACCTTGCTCACCTATTTCTGCCGCCTTGAAATCAAGGACCGCTACAAGGCCACCTCATGGTTCGATGCCCTCGGGCTGAGTGCTTTTGCCGTTACGGGGAGCACCGTGGCTTTGCAGGTCGGTGTACCGTGGACCATCGCCGTATTCATGGGCGTAATGACCGCCACCGGGGGCGGGGTAATCCGTGATGTGCTGACCGGGAATCCGCCCATGATTCTATGTGCAGGGGAATTTTACGCCGTAGCCGCGCTGGCCGGGTCATTTGTAAACGTGGGCATGCTGCAACTACAAATACAGCCCGAAGTCGCCATGGCGGCAGGATTCATGGCCACGCTGATAATGCGTGGGGCATCCATGATCTTCAACATCCGCCTAGGCCCCCCCGGAGAATTCGTTCGAGTAGGCGGACGAAACAACAAACGCACCTACCCAAACCACAAACAGACTCCCATACGGAGCGGCGAAGCATAA